The sequence TAGTATAGCCATTGGCAATTAACCGGCAGCCAGATTctaccccagaagcagctgcattttagTGATGGATGAAGTGCTTCTTATCTTTGTTGACTGAATATCAGTTCAAGGCTACGATTCAGGAAGCACTTAAGCTGAAGACCATCCCTATCCAGGACAGCATGTAAGCACCTACTTAACTTTAAACAACATAGCAGATGTCCCATTGATTtgaagtgctgtcctgaatgTAAGCGGTctcagtttgtaaagtgctttggcatCATTCAGGATTAAACCTCAGTGATTATTACAGGTAATAACCCTTTTAAAGACCATGTTGATTTATTTTCTCGTCTCTGTTTAGATTTTGTTCGTTGCAACCTGTTTTGAAGGCAAAAGGAATAACTGAAGAGTCCCTGAATATAAGGTAATAAGCCGGAATCATTCCCAATCGTTCTGATAGTTGTCTGCAATAAATGTAATTTTTGTTCTACTTTAACAAAGGACACTATAAATCGACATTTTTTGTTCCCTTTAAAACCTATTTTGAGTGTTCAGAGGCATCCCAAAATCTCCCCAAAGCATTCGGCTGTAAAATATCTTCATTACAAAGGCATGAGGGATGCATTAAGTAGCTGTTATCCATAGTTAATTAATAATGATTATCTTCTTAATATGACTTTATTGGTAAACTCTTATGTAGATGGTTAGTGTGGGGAAGAATAGGGAACAGACAGTCAACGACGTGAGGTTAGAGAGCTAATCCATAATGCTGCTGCATAATGGCCTCTTTAGTGGGCAGTTAGAGCAGACAGTGACAGATGTGCCTAGTGCACAGTGATGCTGCAGAACCAACTATAACAGCTTCACAGTAGAGATCCCAATTTGCTGCCCCTTGCCAAGTGGGTTTATTTCCAAGCACAGAGTGATGTGACTGGGTGAGTATTCTGTGCTGATCCTGAATACCTACGTACCCAGAACGTCTCTTGAGCTGGACGCCCCAGGAATACTTCCTTAGGCTCTTAATTGGCATCTTCAGTATCCGTAGGTGATCCTCCCATGGGTTGGCAGCTCCTTTTGATTTGGATAAACACTCAGAAGTTTGGATGATTCTCTTAACCCACCAGATTGCTTGGGCTGGAAATCTCCCAGGAAGAGCCACTTCCATTACTTCCTGCTTGCCCTCTTCCCAGGTTCTAATGCGGGTCACTGGGCCCCAGACCATGCAGAGCTTTGTAGACCATAGCAAATGGCTACAGCTATTCCTGAAAGGGAACCGGAAGCTAGTGCAGAGCCATGAGAACAACTCTTTAAGTTTTGGGGGGGTCCCAAATAGTTAACAGTGTTGAGATGTAAATGATCACCAAGGGGCACGAGCATCAGCAGCCCATTGAGATGAGAGAGGTTGCGCCTCTCTGAGCAGTCATCCCTCATCCTTGTCAGGCTCACATAGGTGTCTCCATTGGTTACTCTCAGATCACTGGTTTTAGGTTTACAGTTACAGAGTTACTTTTTTGGACTTGAAAGCTGACACTCCAGAGCGAGAAGGCAGCTTAAGACAAGTACCACCAGTCTTGGCCCAGGCTGAGCCCTGTTGGGACTAATATGGGTCTCTGAGAAACCCAAAGAAGATCCTAGAGTCAGTGTGGAGCAGCACATTCCACTCTGTACTGGGCGACTGATATCTCTAGACAGAGTGAAACCACCCAAGGGCTGGTGCCGTAGGGATAGATTTATCCTATGTTTACCCAGCACTCATCAATCTGTAATTTTCCAAGCCCTCCTGGATCATGTCTTCATGACCTTTGGGCTGGAGTTGGGCTCACGGGTAGGTGAGAGAGGTATGACTTGTGTTAGGCCTTATCTTTGCTGAGGTTTAAGGAGCCTGATTCTGCCTGTTCTGAATTTTGGAAGCACAGTTGAGCACAAAGGGTTTTTAGTCCCCATAAGGATCTGCCTGAAATGTTATCCCCTTGAGGGGAGAGGACCTCTTCTACATTGTCCCCTCTGAGGAGCGGGGATAGAAGCTTGGGGAGGGCTGGCACAGCTCTCTCTGGGCCACGCTGTAGTGTGAGCTGAGAGACACCAGactgcacatgcttaagtgaagGATTAGAGAGAACATCCTCCTACCTGGAAATACCTCTCTTTAGTAAGTGCCTACATAATCACCTGTTCTGCTCTGGGAACTGAAGGACCAAGAACTCTGTGCGTTCATTGTATCTCCACATGTGCTGGTGTCATTCTTGAGTCGGAGGGTGGGATCCCTCATGAGGAGCACAAATCCTCCCTCCCAGGGGATAGACATGCTGCTTCCACAGCATCCCCAGCCCTTGCTGTCCCAGCCGAGCTGGGGAGTGGGACCAGACTTTCCCTCCCAACCCCTGCATGATAGTGTAATGAACACTCATCAGATAGCAGTATCGCCTGCTACTCATGCAGCCCACTCCACCTAGGAATCTTGCAGGGCTTTATAAATTATTACACTTTGCGACACCCTGTGAGAAAGGAATAATCATTTtaaattggggaaactgaggcacaaaggtgcAGTTTCATGTAGCATATTAAAGTAGTGgaaagctgggaatagagcccaggagtccccAATCCCAGTCAAGTGCTCTTAACCACTAGACAACGCTCCCAGATTTGGGAGTAGAACCTAGGAGTCCCAATTTACTCCCTCCAGAATGGGCTGTTACTAGACTGCTGAGCAGCAacccccacacacatgcacaccatTTTATTCTTCATTTAAATATGTTTAACTCTCTGCCACCTCCCATATGTTGCTGTGGCCCCAGCCAGCACCTTGTCCAAGGTCGGTGCTTAGCTTAGCTGCTTTGATAATCTACTAGTCTAATGCACCTGTATGTCACTGTCTGCCTGCTGTCTGCAGGGTATGCCCTGAAGGTGCAACAAGGAATGCAAATGAATTTGTGTGCAGAGGTGaaagagcgtgtgtgtgtgtgtgtgtgtgtgtgtgtgtgtgtgaaagagagagagagagagacaaacacaCCCTGGGGATACTGGGACTGGGGGTGAGATTGTAAATTCACCTGCTGCCACCCCTAGATTGCCAGAGCAAGAGAGGGACCTGGATTATGGGCCCTATACAATGCACCTTAAAAAAGGACCAGAAGCCACTTTGGTCTAGAAGGGAGTTATTTCCTGCCCCTCTCTCTCAGGGATGAGGTGAGTCTGTGACAGCTTGGaagtgaatgggggagggggaagccaggCATAGGGGAAATGAGGCCAGTTGTGATGTCTGTGATAAATATTTCAACTCCCTGATACATGGATGCAGCATCCAACACTGAAGCTGGTGGGACCTGCTTTTGTGTCTGAGCAAAGAATGTGGCTCTTTGATTGCACTCGAGGAGACAGAATTGTGTATCATTATACATTGTGTTTCACACCTAAATTACTCCTGGTAGTGTAAAGATCTGACTAGTTTCTGTGTCAGTACTGACCTCTGCTGGACAGAATTGAAACTGTGTCATAGGCCCTGTACTGATAACAGCTAATGAAGATTCTCCTTTAGATGCAGCTTTTGGGGCATGTGCTATGGCAACAGGAGGGTCTGAGGTTTATCCCTGCTGGGCCCAAGTGCTATTCATTGGGGAGATTTTCCACAGCCCAAGTCCCCAGGAAGATTCAAGGGGCTGTCTTGTGCAGCAGAGTGTCACCTGCATTGTTCCTAAAGAGAAAGATTTGTGACACTTTCACATGATAGGCTTGCCCACTCTGCTTTCCCCTCAGCCCtacaaagtccctgcccccagaagATAGATGGAGTGGGACTACAAAGAATCCAACTTTGCCTGCACTCTCAAGAAGTAAGATGCTAGGAAGATTTCTCCATGCACAATGATCTTGTACAAAACTGGTAGATACTGGGCCCGATCCTGGAGATCAGTCCTTCTGCCCAATACAGCTCAGGGCCATAAAGGAAACTTTGAGCAATCTTTATGCCTGTCTGGCCTAGGGTTCTCCAAGTCATGCCAACTGGTCACAGCCCTCCAGGGGACTGAGGGCAGTTGGTGATAGGCTTGATGGACCAGTTTCCTGGCCCTGATGGGTGGGGGAAGAAGGGTTGCAGGATCCCTGTGCCACTTGGAGGTTTAATTACGCTGCGGAAATCCCCAGGCAGCTGGTTCCTGCTTCATTCTGCtggagcagctcaaagcaggtgggacaggagtcaggatctggcccatggtgtCTCCTGGTAAATAAAAGTCAGGAACCAAGCATGCCCTTTCACCTTTATTTTTCTGCACTTCTATTGCTTTGGGGCCCATTCACTGGTTTAGGAGAAACAGCAGGTCCTCTCCACCTAACACCGAGTAAACCCTTAAATGAAGAGAACTGCGGTGAGGGGAAGAGCTGTTTATTGGTTTGGGCTGGATGCTGTAAGAGTCGGATGGGCAGACTCTGTGTGACACTGCCACCTTTGTGTGATCCGTGGAAGCTGCCTCTTCATCGCCACTCCGCTTGGTTATCCTTTGCTGTGGAGTTGGGCGTCATGAGGGAAGAAAAGTTTGGCTTCCTCAGAGAGGTGGGCACCGCGTTCTTCAGCTTGTTCAGCttgtccctctcctcctggcaCTTCTTCAGACAGGGGCCACACAGGTCTTTCTCATCCACCAAGTACAGGGCTTCGATGCGCTTGATGGTGTCAATTAACAGTTCCTCCTCTgttggctgggggaaggggttccTCTTCACGTTCATCTTCTTGAGCTTGGGGAGCTTTGCCACACTATTGGGGATGGTTGTCAGGTAGTTGTCAAAGAGACCCACTTCCTGGAGCTCCTTCAGGGCCCCAAGGGTGGTGGGGAGGTTGTCGATCTGGTTCAAGCCCAGGTTGAGGGTGCGCAGGTTCTTCAGCTGGCTCAGCTCCACTGGCAGGCTCTTGGTGGTCAGCTTGTTGTTGCAGATGTTGAGGTAGAAGAGGTTCTGGAGCATGCCGATCGTCTCCGGCAGCCTCTCGATCTGGTTGCTGTGCAAGTCCAGCCAGCGCAGGTTTTGGAACTTCTCGATGAAGTCTGGGATTTTCTTGATCATGTTCCTGCTCAGATCCAGCTCGTCCACGTCAGCCAGCTTGAGGATGCACTTGGGGAAGGTGGTGATGCCCATCTTGCTCAGGTCAAGGCGGCGTTTCCCATCAAACGTGATCTTGATGGAGTTTTTGGCGACTTTCAAGGTGACTTTTTTCCCTTTGGGGCCTTTTGCTTTCCCCTTGGCCATTTTTCCGCTGGGGAAGAGAAGTGCGTCAGATTATGTCAGCAAGGAGTATTCAGATGGAGGGGCCCAAGTGAAATCTTCGGAGGTTGCTTGCTGTTAAACCTGGTTCGGAATAAAAAGTGACCTCGTTAGAAGTTAACACATGACCACTGGACTCTTTAAAGTCACAACATTTCCTTTAGGGGCATGAGTTCTCCACTTGGAGGGCATGATTCCCAGGGGTGTCATACATAGGTGTTGGGGTCATGACCCAGTGCAGAGGAGGTTTTGAACCACTGGTCTGTGGTGTCCCAGGGTTTTAGTGATGGAGTATGGGGACTCTGGAGCCTTTCACCACTAGGGTGCTGGTTTCAGTCCAGCCTGTGCTGATAGGGGATAAAAATGATTGCCACCCATTAGCTCtttggtggcctgtgtgaaataagtggtgggtctcagtccagcCCCCAGGGGGCACTTGTTCACTTCACAAAAACACATCATCCCAAAAGATATTAATTAGATCAGACGCTTTGGAGACCAACTGGCCATACTCCTTAGAGAGCAAGTGTGTAGCTGCGCCCTCTTCCCTCGGTGCAGCCTGGTTACACAGGCTGGGCAGAGGGACCAGGATTGGGCCCTAGGCCCccgttcagcaaagtacttatgTACTTTAGGCACGTGCTTAAGAGCTTTGCCAAATTGGGCTTTGAGTCATCGTCAAAGTAAACATAATAACAGAGCTAAATCTGGCGCTATTTTGTACACCttcctgtttccattgactttaacagtgCTACAGCCAACGTAAGTCTAGACACAATTTGATCTAATGCTTTACAATGAAATTGTTACCTTGGGACCATAAAAGAgtcttttaaagaaaagaatgtCTCTGTTCCCTAAACAGCACCCGCAGCTGCCCTTCTTGTATGCAGAGAGATGGCACTGCCCAGCAGGGATGCTGCAGGTAGAGCATACCCCTAGGGAGCACAGGATAGAGTGTCCCAGCAGATCAAAATCAGCTGAGAGGTGATGCTACAGAAGGGCAACAGGAAAGGCTATAAAACCCTTATAagtcctgatccaatgcccactggagtcaatggaaaccTTGGCTGTACCTATTGTGACACTGGTGGGCAGATTTTCCAAAGATCTCTCcacccagatactatggtgacggTCGGCGGTATAAAACACTAAGGCAGAACATCCAATCTTCCTCCAATTGTGGAGCgcttctgaaaatccagcccaTAATAAAGGTCAGGGCTTTGCTGAATGGAGGCCTAGGTGGCTAATAATACACTGCAATCGCAGGGATGTCATTAGTAGGTCAGGTCATCAAAGGTAACTAACAATACACATCAGCAGTAAAAGAAATAGGAGAATTCATTGGCAAGGAGCGACAGtgactgcagctgctggggagctgaGAGGAGCACAGGTTACAGCTGGCTAATCTCCAGCTGATCCGGGTGCTCCCACGTTTAATTGTAAAGAGTCAAATCACGGCTTTGATGAATGATTGTTTGGGAAACAATATGGATTTGTCTACAATACACTTCTCCATTAGAAAGGCTTCATTACAAACCCTTCAGGCTTTTTGGCTACTCATTAATCATGTGCAAGTACATCAAGAGGGAGCTCAGACTGGAGATAAGACATATCGGCTCCTTTCAATTATATGCCGTAACCCAAAACAATGCAAAGGCAGGGTATCTGCGCCAGTCACCCGCGCCCTGCCAGGCCTTCAGAAGTGAGACAGACTCTTCAGGAAGTTCGGGAAACAGCACTGGGTTTCAATCTTGCTGAGAGTTGAATGCATCTTTCgaccacttttatttttaatattgttagATAGATTTCAGTGCCTTTATCAGTCtagccccatacacacccatcacTCTATCCATCTATTGTGCTTCTCTACCACGGTAGTCTTTACTGCATTGATCTTTACCCACCCCTGTGAGCTAAGGCAGGGCTGTTAtcaccattgtacagatggggaaccgaggcacagagagactaggggacttgcccaaggtcacacaggaagtcaacggcagggcagggacttaaactctggtctcccatatcccagcaATCAAAGTGTATGTATTGGTGTtagcccaggagggagggggtggagttaatCTCCAAGGGGAACAAGGGATGATGTCAGGATAACCACAGTGAGCCATGTTCATCGCTAGTGACACTCCACTGACTGTAGGGGATGAATTTTGGCCTCATCCTTCCCTGTGTTACTCATAACACCTCAGAGTCCAAGCTCGGCCCAAGCTGCACTGTCCTGGGGAGAGGCTAGGAGGGGGAGGTACCAGGACCCTGGATGCTCTAGGAGGGGGACTTTCAAGTTGACCTTTCAAGTTTCCCTCAAATTATCCCCTCAAGGGTGAGGGCTTCCAGGGCCCCAGAGAAGGCAGGCAGTGTGGCTTCCCAACCCAGCTGATCCTTAGG is a genomic window of Chrysemys picta bellii isolate R12L10 chromosome 7, ASM1138683v2, whole genome shotgun sequence containing:
- the LRRC18 gene encoding leucine-rich repeat-containing protein 18, whose product is MAKGKAKGPKGKKVTLKVAKNSIKITFDGKRRLDLSKMGITTFPKCILKLADVDELDLSRNMIKKIPDFIEKFQNLRWLDLHSNQIERLPETIGMLQNLFYLNICNNKLTTKSLPVELSQLKNLRTLNLGLNQIDNLPTTLGALKELQEVGLFDNYLTTIPNSVAKLPKLKKMNVKRNPFPQPTEEELLIDTIKRIEALYLVDEKDLCGPCLKKCQEERDKLNKLKNAVPTSLRKPNFSSLMTPNSTAKDNQAEWR